The genomic DNA ATGCATGCGCAGCAGAACGCACTAAGCCTGCCACTGGGCCAGCAGAAGATTCTGGCCATAGCCCGAGCTCTGGCCACCGAACCTAAGCTTCTGCTGCTTGACGAGCCGGGTGCTGGTTTGAACGCACTGGAGAAACAAGGGCTGGGTGAGCTGATCCGGCGCATTCGCGATATGGGAATCAGCGTTATCCTGGTAGAGCATGACATGGACCTGGTCATGGGCATCGCTGAATGGGTCATTGTCCTTGACAGCGGACAGAAGATAGCCGAAGGCACTGCCTCCCAGATTCAGAAGGACCGGAGGGTTATCGCGGCCTACCTTGGCGAAGAAGAGAAGGTCGAATAATGTTGCGTATCGACAATGTCTCTGTGGCCTACGGCCTCTCTACGGCAGTGAGAGATGTTTCTCTGGTAGTGAACAATGGAGAAATCGTCACTATTGTTGGCTCAAACGGCGCGGGGAAAACCAGCCTGCTCAACGCTATATCCGGGATGGTGCCAGTCAAGAGCGGCAGTATCTGGCTTGATGAAGTGCGACTTTCTGGCCGTCCCCCCCATAAAACGGTAAGATTAGGTATAGGGTATGTCCCTGAGGGGAGGCAGATCTTCGGCTCTATGTCGGTAATGGACAACCTGATACTGGGCAGCTACTCTCAATACACCCGGAGATGGTTCCGCAACCTGGCATATGCAGGTTGGGCTCTCCGAGATCAATCGGTTCAGCCTAACCTAGATAAGGTATTCCAGCTCTTCCCCCGACTCAAGGAGCGGCTCAGTCAACAAGCAGGCAGTCTGAGCGGCGGTGAGCAGCAGATGCTGGCCATTGGAAGAGCACTGATGTCGTCCCCAAAGATATTGCTCCTGGACGAGCCTTCTCTCGGGCTAGCACCAATGCTGGTTAAGGAAATCCTCCGCCTTCTGGCCAGGTTGAGAGAAGAGGGAATGACCATGTTGCTCATTGAGCAGGATGCAGTAGCCGCCCTGAAGATAGCCGATAGAGGATACGTTATGGAGAGAGGGCGCATAGTACTCGAAGGCAGCGCCGGAGAACTGCTGGGAAACGATCAGGTAAGGCAAGCGTATCTCGGCAAGGCCAGGGGCTAGCGCGAAGAAATGGCAATCACGAAGAGACTACTATCAGGAAATGAAGCCATGGCCCTCGGGGCATACCATGCTGGTGTAAGCGTGGCCACCGCCTACCCGGGAACTCCCAGTACCGAGATACTGGAAAACCTGGCCAAGATGGAAGGTATCTACGTTGAATGGTCCACAAATGAGAAGGTGGCTATGGAAGTAGCCCTCGGGGCCTCCTACGCCGGAGTGAGGGCATTGGTTTCCATGAAGCACGTGGGGTTGAATGTGGCCGCAGATCCTTTTTTTGCCGCTTCGGTGACAGGAGTAAGGGGAGGGCTGGTAGTCATATGCTGCGATGATCCCGGCATGCACAGTTCCCAGAACGAGCAAGACAACCGCCACTACGCTCGATTTGCCAAAGTGCCCATACTCGAGCCCAGCGATAGTCAGGAAGCCTACAACATCATGGAGTGGGCCTTTAAGATGAGTGAGGAATTTGATACGCCGGTGCTCTTTCGCAGCACAACACGTATCTCACACTGCAAGACGGTGGCTAACGTCAAAGAAGCAGCAGATATCAAGCGAAAACAACCCCGGTTTATCCGGGACCCTTACAAGTTCGTTATGGTTCCTTCCAATGCCCGTCCCAGACACCCTCTGATGGAGGAGCGCATACAGAAGCTATCCTCCTACATGGAGGCCTTCCCTCTCAACGAGATGATCCTCGGAGACCGAAGTATAGGGATTATCTCCGCCGGAGCTGCCTATCAATACGCCCGGGAGGTATTCCACAATGCCAGCTTCTTGAAGCTGGTGACCACCTACCCACTCCCCAAAAAACTTATCAAAAGGTTTGCCTCGGAGGTAGCCAGGGTTGTGGTAATCGAGGAACTGGACCCATTCCTTGAGGATATCATCAAGATTATGGGGATACAGGTAATAGGCAAGGAACTGGTACCCATTGTCGGAGAGTTGAACCCTCAGATCCTGGAGGAAAGGGCCATCAACGCTGGCCTTCTGCCCCAGCCACAGCAAATGTCTCAATCAACGAAAAAGGTAGAGCGTGCGCTTCCATTGCGTCCACCGCTGCTATGTCCTGGCTGTCCCCATGCAGCAACATCTTATGCGCTCAGGAGGTTGGGTTTCTACCATGTCGAGCCGCATGATGAGCAAGCTTCGGAGAAACGAGCGATGGCACGGCAGAAGCGCCAGGGGATCATAGTCACCAGCGACATAGGATGTTACACTCTGGCAGTCTATCCACCGCTTCTGGCCCTGGACACCTGCGCCTGCATGGGAGCCAGCATCGGACAGGCCCACGGGCTGGAGAAGGCCGGAGTAACCAACAAGATAGTAAGCGTCATAGGCGACTCCACCTTCCTCCACTCAGGCATTACCAGCCTGGTGGACGTCGTATATAATAAAGGCCACGGCACAGTGATCATCCTGGATAACAATACCACGGCCATGACTGGCCACCAGGGTCATCCGGGGACCGGCATATCGGCCAGAGGCGAAGAAACCCGGAAAGTCATAATGGAGGACCTTGTGCGTGGTACCGGTGTCCGGGATGTAAGCGTAGTGAACGCCTTCGACCTGCCACTCATCGAAGCCACCATCAAACGATGCGTGGAAACAGATGAACCCTCAGTAATCATCGTCCGTGGCCCCTGTCCTCTCAGGGTCAGAATGAAGGGCAAGCCACTTGTAGTAGACCTGGAGCAATGCGACAAATGCTTCAATTGCCTCAGGGTAGGCTGCGCCGCCATAACCAAGGACGGGGACAAGATCACTATAGACACTGCCCTCTGTGTCGGTGATAGATGTTCGCTCTGCCTCCAGGTATGCCATCGCCAGGCCTTCAAGGTGAGTGAGAGATGACAAAGACCGATGTGTTGATGACCGGGGTCGGCGGCCAAGGTGTAATCCTGGCCAGTGATGCTCTGGCAGAAATAGCCCTGAAAGCCGGCTATGACGTGAAGAAATCAGATTCCCTGGGCATGTCTCAAAGAGGTGGCAGTGTGGTGAGCCATCTAAGAATGGGCGAACACATTTTCTCACCCATGATAAAGAAGGGAGATGTTGACTTTCTGCTGGCTTTCGAGAGACTGGAGGGAGCCAGGTGGGCAGATTACCTCAGAAGAGGCGGCGTCGCCATTATCAACAACCTGGCTATTCCACCGCTCTCTGTGGTGGGTGGCGCCTCAATATACCCCAGCACGGTGGAGGTAGAGGAGATCATACGCGAGTATACAGATGAGATTTACTTTATTCCAGCCACTGAAATCGCCGTGGAGCTTGGCAATCCACAGGTCCTTAACGTGCTGCTGGTGGGCTTTCTCTCCCTCTTTCTGGATATAGAGGAGAAAAGCTATATTGGCAACCTATCCCAGCGAGTGCCCCAAAAATTCCTTCAGCTTAACCTGAAGGCTTTCGCCCGAGGTAGAGAAGAAGCACTGATCAGAAAACAAAACAGACAACATTGACTCAGGAGGCAACACAGATGATCTGGAATCCCAAGAATGAAACCATGCCCCGAGGGGAACTGGAAAAGCTTCAACTGGAGAGACTCAAGTCCCAACTTGCCAGGGTCTATGAGAAAGTCCCTTTCTATCGGCATGCTTTCCAGCAGCGAGGCGTAACCCCTGACAGCATCAATTCTCTGGCCGACCTCTCAAAGTTACCCCTTACCACAAAGCAGGACTTCCGGGACAACTACCCATTCGGATTGCTTGCCGTCCCTATGGAACAGGTATGCAGAGTGCATGCCTCCAGCGGCACCACGGGGAAGCCGGTAGTAGCTCCCTATACTGCCAATGACTTAAGAATGTGGACCGAGATGATGGCCAGGACTCTGACTTGCGCCGGAGTGACCAAGAATGACGTCATGCAAAACGCCTACGGCTACGGGCTGTTCACCGGCGGTCTTGGCTTCCACTACGGCGGCGAGAGGGTGGGGGCTACTGTAATACCCACGTCGACCGGTAACACTAAAAGACAACTCATGCTCATTCAAGACCTAGGTACCACCGTCATCACCTGCACCCCTTCCTACTCGCTGATTCTGGCCGAAGCAGCAGTGGAGATGGGCCTGGATCTGAAACTTACCAAACTCAGGTTAGGGGTATGCGGTGCCGAGC from Chloroflexota bacterium includes the following:
- a CDS encoding ABC transporter ATP-binding protein translates to MLRIDNVSVAYGLSTAVRDVSLVVNNGEIVTIVGSNGAGKTSLLNAISGMVPVKSGSIWLDEVRLSGRPPHKTVRLGIGYVPEGRQIFGSMSVMDNLILGSYSQYTRRWFRNLAYAGWALRDQSVQPNLDKVFQLFPRLKERLSQQAGSLSGGEQQMLAIGRALMSSPKILLLDEPSLGLAPMLVKEILRLLARLREEGMTMLLIEQDAVAALKIADRGYVMERGRIVLEGSAGELLGNDQVRQAYLGKARG
- a CDS encoding phenylacetate--CoA ligase gives rise to the protein MIWNPKNETMPRGELEKLQLERLKSQLARVYEKVPFYRHAFQQRGVTPDSINSLADLSKLPLTTKQDFRDNYPFGLLAVPMEQVCRVHASSGTTGKPVVAPYTANDLRMWTEMMARTLTCAGVTKNDVMQNAYGYGLFTGGLGFHYGGERVGATVIPTSTGNTKRQLMLIQDLGTTVITCTPSYSLILAEAAVEMGLDLKLTKLRLGVCGAEPWSEQMRAEIEAKLPIKAMDIYGLTEVVGPGVSVECPYKCGLHIFEDNFLPEIVNPQTGERLPYGEIGELVLTTLTKEAQPVIRFRTRDIASLNPEPCKCGRTLVRMTKVTGRTDDMLKIRGVNVFPSQIESVLLQVEGVEPHYLIIVDRERHLDELER
- a CDS encoding indolepyruvate oxidoreductase subunit beta, which codes for MTKTDVLMTGVGGQGVILASDALAEIALKAGYDVKKSDSLGMSQRGGSVVSHLRMGEHIFSPMIKKGDVDFLLAFERLEGARWADYLRRGGVAIINNLAIPPLSVVGGASIYPSTVEVEEIIREYTDEIYFIPATEIAVELGNPQVLNVLLVGFLSLFLDIEEKSYIGNLSQRVPQKFLQLNLKAFARGREEALIRKQNRQH
- the iorA gene encoding indolepyruvate ferredoxin oxidoreductase subunit alpha encodes the protein MAITKRLLSGNEAMALGAYHAGVSVATAYPGTPSTEILENLAKMEGIYVEWSTNEKVAMEVALGASYAGVRALVSMKHVGLNVAADPFFAASVTGVRGGLVVICCDDPGMHSSQNEQDNRHYARFAKVPILEPSDSQEAYNIMEWAFKMSEEFDTPVLFRSTTRISHCKTVANVKEAADIKRKQPRFIRDPYKFVMVPSNARPRHPLMEERIQKLSSYMEAFPLNEMILGDRSIGIISAGAAYQYAREVFHNASFLKLVTTYPLPKKLIKRFASEVARVVVIEELDPFLEDIIKIMGIQVIGKELVPIVGELNPQILEERAINAGLLPQPQQMSQSTKKVERALPLRPPLLCPGCPHAATSYALRRLGFYHVEPHDEQASEKRAMARQKRQGIIVTSDIGCYTLAVYPPLLALDTCACMGASIGQAHGLEKAGVTNKIVSVIGDSTFLHSGITSLVDVVYNKGHGTVIILDNNTTAMTGHQGHPGTGISARGEETRKVIMEDLVRGTGVRDVSVVNAFDLPLIEATIKRCVETDEPSVIIVRGPCPLRVRMKGKPLVVDLEQCDKCFNCLRVGCAAITKDGDKITIDTALCVGDRCSLCLQVCHRQAFKVSER